The proteins below come from a single Streptomyces sp. SCSIO 75703 genomic window:
- a CDS encoding MTH1187 family thiamine-binding protein → MIVAFSVTPLGVGEDVGEYVADAVRVVRESGLPHRTDAMFTSVEGEWDEVMDVVRRAVAAVERRAPRVSLVLKADLRPGVTDGLTSKVETVERHLAG, encoded by the coding sequence ATGATCGTCGCCTTCTCCGTGACGCCGCTGGGCGTCGGCGAGGACGTCGGCGAGTACGTGGCCGACGCGGTCCGGGTGGTGCGCGAGTCGGGGCTGCCGCACCGCACCGACGCGATGTTCACCTCCGTCGAGGGCGAGTGGGACGAGGTCATGGACGTCGTCCGGCGGGCCGTCGCCGCGGTCGAACGCCGGGCGCCGCGCGTCTCCCTCGTCCTCAAGGCGGACCTGCGCCCCGGGGTGACGGACGGCCTCACCTCGAAGGTCGAGACGGTCGAACGCCACCTCGCCGGATGA
- a CDS encoding response regulator transcription factor, which translates to MRPPVSPRHPAPGVPRRPPRLLIVEDERRLAVSLARGLTAEGYAVDVVHDGREGLRRAAEGAYDLVLLDIMLPGLDGYRVCAALRAAGHGVPILMLTAKDGEYDEAEGLDTGADDYLTKPFSYVVLVARVKALLRRGEASGVRAVHVVGGLRVDTAARRVLLDGTEAALTAKEFAVLEELVLRAGQVVSKAEILEQVWDFAYEGDPNIVEVYVSALRRKLRPGLIRTVRGAGYRLEAGG; encoded by the coding sequence ATGCGCCCACCCGTGAGCCCCCGCCATCCCGCCCCCGGCGTCCCGCGCCGCCCGCCGCGCCTCCTGATCGTCGAGGACGAGCGGCGCCTCGCCGTCTCCCTCGCCCGGGGCCTGACCGCCGAGGGGTACGCGGTGGACGTCGTCCACGACGGGCGCGAGGGGCTGCGCCGGGCCGCGGAGGGCGCGTACGACCTGGTGCTGCTCGACATCATGCTGCCCGGCCTCGACGGCTACCGGGTCTGCGCCGCCCTGCGCGCCGCCGGACACGGTGTGCCGATCCTCATGCTCACCGCCAAGGACGGCGAGTACGACGAGGCCGAGGGGCTCGACACCGGCGCCGACGACTACCTGACGAAGCCCTTCTCGTACGTCGTCCTGGTCGCCCGGGTGAAGGCGCTGCTGCGGCGCGGGGAGGCGTCCGGCGTCCGCGCGGTCCACGTCGTGGGCGGTCTGCGGGTCGACACCGCGGCCCGCCGCGTCCTCCTGGACGGCACCGAGGCCGCCCTCACCGCCAAGGAGTTCGCCGTCCTGGAGGAACTGGTGCTGCGCGCCGGGCAGGTGGTGTCCAAGGCGGAGATCCTGGAACAGGTCTGGGACTTCGCCTACGAGGGCGACCCCAACATCGTCGAGGTGTACGTCAGCGCCCTGCGCCGCAAGCTGCGCCCCGGGCTGATCCGCACGGTGCGCGGCGCCGGGTACCGGCTGGAGGCCGGGGGATGA
- a CDS encoding MarR family transcriptional regulator codes for METETATRWLTDTEQCAWRTHLEVNRLLTYQLEKDLQPFGLTMNDYEILVNLSESEDDRMRMSDLASATLQSKSRLSHQITRMENANLVRRENCESDRRGLYAVLTEHGRETMRKVAPHHVASVRRHFIDLLDPEALTELDKALKPIAEHLRGQRGRP; via the coding sequence ATGGAGACCGAGACGGCCACCCGCTGGCTGACCGACACCGAGCAGTGTGCGTGGCGCACCCACCTGGAGGTCAACAGGCTGTTGACGTACCAGCTCGAAAAGGATCTGCAGCCGTTCGGCCTGACGATGAACGACTACGAGATCCTGGTGAACCTCTCCGAGTCGGAGGACGACCGGATGCGGATGAGCGACCTCGCCTCCGCCACCCTCCAGTCCAAGAGCCGCCTCTCGCACCAGATCACCCGCATGGAGAACGCGAACCTGGTCCGCCGCGAGAACTGCGAGTCCGACCGCCGGGGGCTGTACGCCGTCCTCACCGAGCACGGCCGGGAGACCATGCGGAAGGTGGCCCCACATCACGTCGCCTCGGTCCGCAGGCACTTCATCGACCTGCTGGACCCCGAGGCGCTGACCGAGCTGGACAAGGCGCTGAAGCCCATCGCGGAGCACCTGCGCGGGCAGCGCGGACGCCCCTGA
- a CDS encoding PepSY domain-containing protein — MKRNIVIAAVAAAVVIGGGAATALATGDDGSAARRAEVRAADARGSADRAPEDRGGGSGRVDAAGAVAAALRHTPGTAVAAELDDEDDAGGRPVWEVDVLTGGGDWRRVLVDPADGRVLGSHREHEDDTAEVRAALKGALVDAADAARAAAGEGTVTSVELDEDGRVPAWEVETRAPGHDDRDWRVDLRTGEVTRDHTDDDRDDD; from the coding sequence ATGAAGCGCAACATCGTGATCGCCGCCGTGGCCGCCGCCGTCGTGATCGGAGGCGGTGCCGCGACGGCCCTGGCGACCGGCGACGACGGGTCCGCCGCGCGGCGGGCCGAGGTGCGGGCCGCGGACGCCCGGGGGAGCGCCGACCGCGCGCCGGAGGACCGCGGGGGCGGCTCCGGGCGGGTGGACGCGGCCGGGGCCGTCGCCGCGGCGCTGCGCCACACGCCGGGCACGGCCGTCGCGGCCGAGCTGGACGACGAGGACGACGCGGGCGGGCGGCCGGTCTGGGAGGTCGACGTGCTGACCGGCGGCGGGGACTGGCGCCGCGTCCTGGTCGACCCGGCGGACGGCCGGGTGCTCGGCTCGCACCGGGAGCACGAGGACGACACGGCCGAGGTGCGGGCCGCCCTGAAGGGCGCCCTGGTGGACGCGGCGGACGCGGCGCGGGCGGCGGCCGGCGAGGGCACGGTGACCTCGGTCGAACTGGACGAGGACGGCCGCGTGCCCGCCTGGGAGGTCGAGACCCGCGCCCCGGGCCACGACGACCGCGACTGGCGCGTCGACCTCCGCACGGGCGAGGTGACCCGCGACCACACGGACGACGACCGCGACGACGACTGA
- a CDS encoding HAMP domain-containing sensor histidine kinase translates to MSRLLGSVRARATLGATLVVAVALCAAGAAVLLSLRTSLLGEAGVRAERTAREVAAELAVGTAYDRLSLDADDRPVQVVDEDGRLVAASEDLEAVEGTGVAEVRPHRSAGAGARDGAFGDRDDDRDGDDDDDDDDDDDDDDDRAAARQPLAPGEIGTRTGVRDGRATVDGDTEDYRFVAVPVETGDRGRLTVHAGAPLAAARGAVRTALTVMLIGFPLLLAVVAGVTWLVTRRALRPVEGIRREMAAITASADLTRRVPVPVTRDEVARLALTTNETLAALETSVERQRRFVADASHELRSPIASLRTQLEVAAAHPALLDLDAAVEDTVRLQRLAADLLLLARLDAGERPAAVPVDLAALAREEARGRTGVTVRGEEAVAVSGSRGQLGRVLANLLDNAARHARTAVEVSVRREGGAAVVGVADDGAGVPEADRERIFARFVRLDEARGRDEGGAGLGLAIARDVALRHGGTLTVGDAPSGGALFELRLPLGQPA, encoded by the coding sequence ATGAGCCGGCTCCTCGGCTCGGTGCGGGCGCGGGCCACGCTCGGCGCCACCCTCGTGGTCGCGGTCGCCCTGTGCGCCGCCGGGGCCGCCGTGCTGCTCTCCCTGCGCACCAGCCTGCTCGGGGAGGCGGGCGTCCGGGCGGAGCGCACGGCGCGGGAGGTCGCCGCCGAACTGGCGGTCGGGACGGCGTACGACCGGCTGTCGCTGGACGCGGACGACCGGCCGGTGCAGGTCGTCGACGAGGACGGCCGGCTGGTCGCCGCCAGCGAGGACCTGGAGGCGGTCGAGGGCACCGGGGTCGCCGAGGTCCGCCCGCACCGGTCCGCGGGCGCCGGCGCCCGCGACGGCGCGTTCGGCGACCGCGACGACGACCGCGACGGCGACGACGATGACGACGACGATGACGACGATGACGATGACGACGACCGCGCCGCCGCCCGGCAGCCGCTCGCCCCCGGGGAGATCGGCACGCGCACCGGCGTCCGGGACGGCCGGGCGACCGTCGACGGGGACACGGAGGACTACCGGTTCGTCGCCGTGCCCGTCGAGACCGGGGACCGGGGCCGCCTCACCGTGCACGCCGGTGCCCCGCTCGCCGCGGCACGGGGCGCGGTGCGCACCGCGCTGACCGTCATGCTGATCGGCTTCCCGCTGCTGCTCGCCGTCGTCGCGGGCGTGACCTGGCTGGTCACCCGGCGCGCGCTGCGCCCGGTGGAGGGCATCCGCCGGGAGATGGCGGCGATCACCGCCTCGGCGGACCTGACCCGCCGGGTCCCCGTGCCCGTCACCCGCGACGAGGTGGCCCGGCTCGCCCTGACGACCAACGAGACCCTGGCCGCGCTGGAGACCTCGGTGGAGCGCCAGCGGCGTTTCGTCGCCGACGCCTCCCACGAACTGCGCAGCCCCATCGCCTCGCTCCGCACCCAGTTGGAGGTCGCCGCCGCGCACCCGGCGCTGCTCGACCTGGACGCGGCGGTGGAGGACACCGTACGGCTCCAGCGGCTCGCCGCCGACCTGCTGCTGCTCGCCCGGCTCGACGCGGGGGAGCGGCCCGCCGCAGTCCCCGTCGACCTCGCCGCCCTGGCCCGCGAGGAGGCCCGGGGCCGGACCGGGGTCACGGTGCGCGGCGAGGAGGCGGTGGCGGTGTCCGGCTCGCGCGGGCAGCTCGGGCGGGTGCTCGCCAACCTGCTCGACAACGCCGCCCGGCACGCCCGCACGGCGGTGGAGGTGTCGGTACGGCGGGAGGGCGGCGCGGCGGTGGTCGGCGTCGCCGACGACGGGGCGGGGGTGCCCGAGGCCGACCGGGAGCGGATCTTCGCGCGCTTCGTCCGGCTCGACGAGGCCCGCGGCCGGGACGAGGGCGGGGCCGGGCTGGGGCTGGCCATCGCCCGCGACGTGGCTCTCCGGCACGGGGGCACGCTCACCGTGGGGGACGCGCCGTCGGGCGGAGCCCTGTTCGAGCTCCGCCTGCCGCTCGGTCAGCCGGCTTGA
- a CDS encoding AIM24 family protein has product MAFEEINPRMIRAAVSPGRRLLARRGAMLAYRGEVSFTPLVRDGGNRVMPVVGRRLADEDVPLMAVEGSGTVFFGHGGHHVQVIHLCGDTLCVEADRLLVFEATLERGTVFLGSRDGLRGVVRGQVGGQGLFTTTLTGHGSLAVLAHGGVLEVPVVPGRPVHVDPRAYVAHHGDVRDRLTAALGWRDMVGRGSGEAFRLAFEGSGTVYVQASEEKL; this is encoded by the coding sequence ATGGCCTTCGAGGAGATCAACCCGCGGATGATCCGGGCCGCCGTCTCCCCCGGCCGGCGGCTGCTCGCCCGGCGCGGCGCGATGCTCGCCTACCGGGGCGAGGTGTCCTTCACCCCGCTGGTGCGCGACGGCGGGAACCGGGTGATGCCGGTGGTGGGGCGCCGGCTGGCCGACGAGGACGTGCCGCTGATGGCGGTCGAGGGCAGCGGCACGGTGTTCTTCGGGCACGGCGGCCACCACGTGCAGGTGATCCACCTCTGCGGCGACACCCTCTGCGTGGAGGCGGACCGGCTCCTCGTCTTCGAGGCGACGCTGGAGCGGGGCACGGTCTTCCTCGGCTCGAGGGACGGGCTGCGGGGCGTGGTCCGCGGCCAGGTCGGCGGGCAGGGGCTGTTCACCACGACGCTCACGGGGCACGGCTCGCTCGCGGTGCTGGCCCACGGGGGCGTCCTGGAGGTCCCGGTGGTGCCGGGGCGGCCGGTGCACGTGGACCCGCGGGCCTACGTCGCCCACCACGGGGACGTCCGGGACCGGCTGACCGCCGCGCTGGGCTGGCGGGACATGGTGGGGCGCGGCTCCGGGGAGGCGTTCCGGCTCGCCTTCGAGGGCAGCGGCACGGTCTACGTCCAGGCGTCGGAGGAGAAGCTGTGA
- a CDS encoding DUF3817 domain-containing protein — protein MDLKTATALRRLRLVSGPEAISFLLLLVCSVLKRTTDFNAVPAMGMIHGVLFVLYVVFWADAWNRAKWSLGTAGLYFALSVLPGGGFYAERRLKREAESAVIASRARQEGVVGA, from the coding sequence GTGGACCTCAAGACCGCCACCGCCCTCCGCCGACTCCGCCTGGTCTCGGGCCCCGAGGCGATCTCCTTCCTGCTGCTGCTCGTCTGCTCCGTGCTGAAGCGGACCACGGACTTCAACGCGGTGCCGGCCATGGGAATGATCCACGGCGTCCTCTTCGTGCTCTACGTCGTCTTCTGGGCCGACGCCTGGAACCGCGCCAAGTGGTCCCTGGGCACCGCCGGCCTGTACTTCGCCCTCTCCGTGCTGCCGGGCGGCGGCTTCTACGCCGAGCGCCGCCTCAAGCGCGAGGCCGAGAGCGCGGTCATCGCCTCCCGCGCCCGCCAGGAAGGGGTCGTCGGCGCATGA
- the meaB gene encoding methylmalonyl Co-A mutase-associated GTPase MeaB, with product MQDVSSLVAQAREGRPRAVARLISLVEGASAQLREVMAALAPLTGGAYVVGLTGSPGVGKSTSTSALVTAYRKQGRRVGVLAVDPSSPFSGGALLGDRVRMSEHASDPGVYIRSMATRGHLGGLAWAAPQAIRVLDAAGCEVILVETVGVGQSEVDIASQADTSVVLLAPGMGDGIQAAKAGILEIGDVYVVNKADRDGADATARELNHMLGLGEARAPGDWRPPIVKTVASRAEGVDEVVEALEKHRAWMEERGVLAERRRVRAAREVEAIAVTALRERIGDLRGDSRLDALAERIVAGELDPYRAADELVAGLTKS from the coding sequence ATGCAGGACGTCTCCTCACTGGTCGCCCAGGCCAGGGAAGGCCGGCCCCGGGCCGTGGCCCGGCTGATCTCCCTGGTGGAGGGGGCGTCCGCCCAGCTCCGGGAGGTGATGGCGGCCCTCGCCCCGCTGACCGGCGGGGCCTACGTGGTCGGGCTGACCGGGTCGCCGGGCGTGGGCAAGTCGACGTCCACGTCGGCGCTGGTCACCGCCTACCGCAAGCAGGGCCGGCGGGTCGGCGTGCTCGCGGTCGACCCCTCCTCGCCGTTCTCGGGCGGGGCCCTGCTCGGCGACCGCGTGCGGATGTCCGAGCACGCCTCCGACCCGGGCGTCTACATCCGCTCCATGGCGACCCGCGGCCACCTCGGCGGGCTCGCCTGGGCGGCGCCGCAGGCCATCCGGGTGCTGGACGCGGCGGGCTGCGAGGTGATCCTCGTGGAGACGGTCGGCGTGGGGCAGTCGGAGGTGGACATCGCCTCCCAGGCGGACACCTCCGTCGTCCTGCTCGCCCCGGGCATGGGCGACGGCATCCAGGCCGCCAAGGCGGGCATCCTGGAGATCGGCGACGTGTACGTGGTCAACAAGGCCGACCGGGACGGCGCGGACGCGACGGCCCGGGAGCTGAACCACATGCTGGGCCTCGGCGAGGCCCGCGCGCCCGGCGACTGGCGCCCGCCCATCGTGAAGACGGTCGCCTCGCGCGCCGAGGGCGTCGACGAGGTCGTCGAGGCGCTGGAGAAGCACCGCGCCTGGATGGAGGAGCGCGGCGTGCTCGCCGAGCGGCGCCGGGTGCGGGCGGCCCGCGAGGTGGAGGCCATCGCGGTCACCGCCCTGCGCGAACGCATCGGCGACCTGCGCGGCGACAGCCGCCTGGACGCCCTCGCGGAGCGCATCGTCGCCGGGGAACTGGACCCGTACCGCGCCGCCGACGAACTGGTGGCGGGCCTCACGAAGAGCTGA
- a CDS encoding TetR/AcrR family transcriptional regulator, with translation MQSSTRGRSAGRPRSAAADAAILAATRAALVDLGWSKLTLGDVAARAGVAKTTLYRRWSGKNELVVDAVAELFDELRLPDRGSLAADVEGVVWQFAEILARPEARSGLMAVVAESTRDEALRERIRASIVERQKRLVVEGKARARARGELPPQTDPAEAGRTADLVFDVVAGAVVHRTLVSGEPADETWIRGFTRLLIRGLREA, from the coding sequence ATGCAGAGCAGCACGCGCGGGAGGAGCGCCGGGCGTCCGCGCAGTGCCGCGGCCGACGCCGCGATCCTGGCCGCGACCCGGGCGGCCCTGGTGGATCTGGGCTGGTCGAAGCTGACCCTGGGGGACGTGGCGGCGCGCGCCGGGGTCGCCAAGACGACGCTCTACCGCCGCTGGTCGGGCAAGAACGAGCTGGTCGTGGACGCGGTCGCCGAACTCTTCGACGAACTGCGGCTGCCCGACCGGGGCAGCCTCGCCGCCGACGTCGAGGGCGTCGTCTGGCAGTTCGCGGAGATCCTGGCCCGGCCGGAGGCGCGGAGCGGGCTGATGGCGGTGGTGGCCGAGTCGACCCGGGACGAGGCGCTGCGCGAACGCATCCGGGCCTCCATCGTGGAGCGGCAGAAACGGCTGGTGGTGGAGGGCAAGGCCCGCGCGCGGGCGCGCGGCGAACTGCCGCCGCAGACCGATCCGGCCGAGGCGGGCCGCACCGCCGACCTGGTCTTCGACGTGGTGGCGGGCGCCGTGGTGCACCGCACCCTGGTCAGCGGGGAGCCGGCCGACGAGACGTGGATACGCGGCTTCACCCGCCTGCTGATCCGGGGGCTGCGGGAGGCGTGA
- a CDS encoding methylmalonyl-CoA mutase family protein, whose amino-acid sequence MDADAVEEGRRRWQARYDAARKREADFGTLSGDPVEPVYGPRPGDRYQGFERIGWPGEYPFTRGLYATGYRGRTWTIRQFAGFGNAAQTNERYRTILRNGGGGLSVAFDMPTLMGRDSDDPRSLGEVGHCGVAVDSAADMEVLFDGIPLGDVTTSMTISGPAVPVFCMYLVAAERQGVDPAVLDGTLQTDIFKEYIAQKEWLFPPEPHLRLIGDLMEYCTEGIPAYKPLSVSGYHIREAGATAAQELAYTLADGFGYVELGLSRGLDVDVFAPGLSFFFDAHVDFFEEIAKFRAARRVWARWMRDTYGARGERAQRLRFHTQTAGVSLTAQQPYNNVVRTAVEALAAVLGGTNSLHTNALDETLALPGEQAAEIALRTQQVLMEETGVANVADPLGGSWYVERLTDRIEADAERIFERILELGRRARPDGRHPVGPVTSGILRGIEEGWFTGEIAESAFRHQRALEKGERKVVGVNVHTGSVTGDLEILRVGHEVEREQVRALGARRAARDDRSVRGALNALTGAVRSGAHTIGPMLDAARAEATLGEICGVLRAEWGEYTEPPVF is encoded by the coding sequence ATGGACGCTGATGCCGTGGAGGAGGGCCGCCGCCGCTGGCAGGCCCGGTACGACGCCGCGCGCAAGCGGGAGGCGGACTTCGGCACGCTCTCCGGCGACCCGGTGGAGCCGGTCTACGGACCGCGGCCGGGGGACCGGTACCAGGGGTTCGAGCGGATCGGCTGGCCGGGGGAGTACCCCTTCACCCGGGGCCTGTACGCGACCGGGTACCGGGGGCGCACCTGGACCATCCGGCAGTTCGCCGGCTTCGGGAACGCGGCGCAGACCAACGAGCGGTACCGGACCATCCTGCGCAACGGCGGCGGCGGGCTCTCCGTCGCCTTCGACATGCCGACGCTGATGGGCCGCGACTCCGACGACCCGCGCTCGCTCGGCGAGGTCGGCCACTGCGGGGTCGCGGTCGACTCCGCCGCCGACATGGAGGTGCTGTTCGACGGCATCCCGCTCGGCGACGTCACCACGTCCATGACGATCAGCGGGCCCGCCGTCCCCGTCTTCTGCATGTACCTCGTCGCCGCCGAACGCCAGGGCGTCGACCCCGCCGTGCTCGACGGCACCCTCCAGACGGACATCTTCAAGGAGTACATCGCCCAGAAGGAGTGGCTCTTCCCGCCCGAGCCCCACCTGCGGCTCATCGGCGACCTCATGGAGTACTGCACGGAGGGCATCCCCGCCTACAAGCCGCTCTCCGTCTCCGGCTACCACATCCGCGAGGCCGGGGCGACGGCCGCGCAGGAGCTGGCGTACACCCTCGCGGACGGCTTCGGGTACGTGGAGCTGGGACTCAGCCGCGGACTGGACGTGGACGTCTTCGCACCGGGCCTGTCCTTCTTCTTCGACGCGCACGTCGACTTCTTCGAGGAGATCGCCAAGTTCCGCGCCGCCCGCCGCGTCTGGGCCCGCTGGATGCGCGACACCTACGGCGCGCGCGGGGAGCGGGCTCAGCGGCTGCGCTTCCACACCCAGACCGCCGGCGTCTCGCTCACCGCCCAGCAGCCGTACAACAACGTGGTGCGCACCGCCGTGGAGGCGCTGGCCGCGGTCCTCGGCGGCACCAACTCCCTGCACACCAACGCCCTGGACGAGACGCTGGCGCTCCCCGGCGAGCAGGCCGCCGAGATCGCCCTGCGCACCCAGCAGGTGCTGATGGAGGAGACCGGCGTCGCCAACGTCGCCGACCCGCTCGGCGGCTCCTGGTACGTCGAGCGGCTCACGGACCGGATCGAGGCCGACGCCGAGCGGATCTTCGAACGGATCCTGGAACTCGGCAGGCGGGCCCGCCCCGACGGACGGCACCCCGTCGGCCCCGTCACCTCCGGCATCCTGCGCGGCATCGAGGAGGGCTGGTTCACCGGCGAGATCGCCGAGTCCGCCTTCCGCCACCAGCGGGCCCTGGAGAAGGGCGAGCGGAAGGTCGTCGGCGTCAACGTCCACACCGGGTCCGTCACCGGCGACCTGGAGATCCTCCGGGTCGGCCACGAGGTCGAGCGCGAGCAGGTGCGCGCGCTCGGCGCCCGCCGCGCCGCCCGCGACGACCGGTCCGTACGGGGCGCCCTAAACGCCCTGACCGGCGCCGTCCGCTCCGGCGCGCACACGATCGGGCCGATGCTCGACGCGGCCCGCGCGGAGGCGACCCTCGGGGAGATCTGCGGGGTGCTGCGCGCGGAGTGGGGCGAGTACACCGAGCCCCCGGTCTTCTGA
- a CDS encoding DUF3817 domain-containing protein, with protein MKRSVLTRYRIMAYVTGVLLVALTIGMIGKYALKMDGAADFTQVVSIAHGWLYVVYLIFAFDLGSKLKWPVKKQIWVLLAGTVPTAAFFVERRITRELDAAAAAGTPVAAEA; from the coding sequence ATGAAGCGAAGCGTGTTGACCCGCTACCGGATCATGGCCTATGTGACCGGTGTCCTGCTCGTCGCGCTGACCATCGGCATGATCGGCAAGTACGCGCTCAAGATGGACGGCGCGGCCGACTTCACGCAGGTCGTCAGCATCGCCCACGGCTGGCTGTACGTCGTGTACCTGATCTTCGCGTTCGACCTCGGCTCCAAGCTGAAGTGGCCGGTCAAGAAGCAGATCTGGGTGCTGCTGGCCGGCACCGTGCCCACGGCCGCCTTCTTCGTGGAGCGCCGGATCACCCGCGAGCTGGACGCGGCTGCCGCCGCCGGGACGCCCGTGGCCGCCGAGGCGTAG
- a CDS encoding AIM24 family protein, whose amino-acid sequence MFRLQGSKVLAVDLTGDAVKAKNGSMVAYDGEMTFKRLTGGGEGLRGVVGRRLTGERMTVMEVRGRGTCWFADRAAEINLVRLHGDRLRVESENFLAAEAGLRTGTDFTGVRGAAQGNGLFTTTLEGHGQAAILSAGPAVVLRVSHRYPLTVDPGAYVAHQGDLRQTFQSGVTYRTFLGEGGGEAFQIRFEGDGLVYVQPSERRTIAGDL is encoded by the coding sequence ATGTTCCGACTGCAGGGCAGCAAGGTGCTCGCCGTCGACCTGACCGGGGACGCCGTGAAGGCGAAGAACGGGTCGATGGTGGCGTACGACGGGGAGATGACCTTCAAGAGGCTGACGGGCGGGGGCGAGGGGCTGCGGGGGGTGGTGGGCCGGCGCCTGACCGGCGAGCGGATGACCGTGATGGAGGTGCGCGGGCGGGGCACGTGCTGGTTCGCCGACCGCGCGGCCGAGATCAACCTCGTGCGGCTCCACGGCGACCGGCTCCGCGTGGAGTCGGAGAACTTCCTCGCCGCCGAGGCGGGGCTGCGCACCGGCACCGACTTCACCGGGGTGCGCGGGGCCGCGCAGGGCAACGGACTGTTCACCACGACCCTGGAGGGGCACGGGCAGGCGGCGATCCTGTCGGCCGGCCCTGCGGTGGTGCTGCGGGTCAGCCACCGGTACCCGCTCACCGTCGACCCGGGCGCCTACGTCGCCCACCAGGGGGACCTGCGGCAGACCTTCCAGTCGGGCGTGACGTACCGCACCTTCCTCGGCGAGGGCGGCGGGGAGGCGTTCCAGATCCGCTTCGAGGGCGACGGTCTGGTGTACGTCCAGCCCAGCGAGCGGCGGACGATCGCGGGGGACCTCTGA
- a CDS encoding MarR family transcriptional regulator yields the protein MPKPLSLSFDPIARADELWKQRWGGVPSMAAITSIMRAHQILLAEVDAVVKPYGLTFARYEALVLLTFSKSGELPMSKIGERLMVHPTSVTNTVDRLVRSGLVAKRPNPNDGRGTLATITDRGREVVESATRDLMAMDFGLSAYDAQECTDIFTMLRPLRVAAGDFEDD from the coding sequence GTGCCGAAGCCGCTCAGTCTCTCCTTCGATCCGATCGCCCGCGCCGACGAACTGTGGAAGCAGCGCTGGGGCGGTGTCCCGTCCATGGCCGCGATCACCTCGATCATGCGGGCGCACCAGATCCTGCTGGCCGAGGTCGACGCCGTGGTCAAGCCGTACGGGCTGACCTTCGCGCGCTACGAGGCCCTGGTGCTGCTCACCTTCTCCAAATCGGGCGAGCTGCCGATGTCCAAGATCGGCGAACGGCTCATGGTGCACCCCACGTCCGTGACGAACACCGTGGACCGCCTGGTCCGCTCCGGCCTGGTGGCCAAGCGCCCCAACCCCAACGACGGCCGCGGCACCCTCGCCACCATCACCGACAGGGGCCGCGAGGTCGTCGAGTCCGCCACCCGCGACCTGATGGCCATGGACTTCGGCCTGAGCGCCTACGACGCCCAGGAGTGCACCGACATCTTCACCATGCTCCGCCCCCTGCGGGTGGCGGCGGGCGACTTCGAAGACGACTGA